A genome region from Vicinamibacterales bacterium includes the following:
- a CDS encoding helix-hairpin-helix domain-containing protein, which translates to MRALLVILAVAAFAATGTAAEQKAAPPAKAAAGAKATPASPVNLNTATQAQLETLPGVGAKAAQRILEYRQKNGNFKKIEEIIEFQRSCPCLLQFLVSKPRCGVARSRPKGQ; encoded by the coding sequence ATGCGTGCATTGCTCGTGATTCTGGCGGTCGCCGCGTTCGCCGCGACCGGGACCGCCGCCGAACAGAAAGCGGCGCCGCCGGCAAAGGCGGCGGCCGGCGCGAAAGCCACACCGGCATCTCCGGTCAACTTGAACACTGCGACGCAGGCGCAGCTCGAGACGCTGCCCGGCGTCGGCGCGAAGGCCGCGCAGCGGATCCTCGAGTACCGGCAGAAGAATGGCAACTTCAAGAAGATCGAGGAAATTATAGAGTTCCAGCGTTCATGCCCGTGTCTATTGCAGTTTTTGGTTTCCAAACCTCGGTGCGGAGTCGCCAGAAGTCGCCCAAAAGGCCAGTAA